Genomic segment of Salvia hispanica cultivar TCC Black 2014 chromosome 2, UniMelb_Shisp_WGS_1.0, whole genome shotgun sequence:
TGCCTCCATTTGTATGATTGTTCAAATTCTTtagtttacaattttattcaaaCTTCACAATCAAGAACAGTTCTAGCAGTTGTGCAGATGTTGGAAGGGATCATGGCCATTGAACGGCCCCGAGGCCTAAAGCTGATGTGGAGGGATCTGTTGGTAGCACCAGTGTCACTGAGTCTACATTCGCGATTTCAGTGCCGGTGCTCTCTTGATCCTTGTTGTTGTGTTTCGTCATTTGCCCCTGGGAGGCATGGCGAACGGGGAGCTACCTCGTTGCTGTTGACGTCGCAGGCAAAGTGAACAGATTTTCCTGTTGATTGACAACAGAGGGAAACAGAGAGAAATTGTTTTACTTTGATTAGGTAAAAACAGATTACAcatttgtttcttctttttctattttgttgtgatgatttcttgattatattttgtgtttgttatgGAATTGGGCTCGAAAAAGGTGATTTGGAAAAGGAATTGTAATTATTGTCTTATAGCTATATAAGACATGATTGGAtcataaaattttggttttgtttttgaattagaTTTGATGCCTGTTCGTCCAAtcaaagttttcaaaaatggtGATGTTTTGATGTTTCTTAGCGAGAAGTACTTCATCTACTACTCCACAATAAGACAAGAACTATTCGACAAGTTGGTATGACTATAGGTGGACCTTCAATGTATGATGCTGCCCCTGCCATGGTTTACACTCCTAGCCTTTTCTCACTCAAGAATTTTGGAGTCGAGAATGTGATCTCGTTCTAGTTCATGATGTTCCTCTACTTATGTGTTTATATGGTCGTGTCTATGTTGAAGGTTTCTTTATTGTGTATTGTTAAGAGCAATGTTGATTCTGAGTTGAAACATCTATTTCTGATTTGTGCTTCCATTTGTGTGATTATTCAAATTCtttagtttataatttcattCAATCTTCATAACTAAATGAGGAGGCAGTTTTTGTGTGCTTTTGGCATATACAAGAGCAGCCATCGCAGCGGCGATTATTAAGAACTTCCTGGCCGTCGCTGCGGACAACCGGATGGTTGTAGTTCTCGTCCATGAAGCACAGCGAACGGGAAACTTTCTCGTTGCTGTTGACGTTGGTGACGAAGTGAACTGATTTTAGTATCTTGTAGATTGACCACATAGGAAAACAGAGGAAAAAATGTTTTCCTTTGATTAAGTCAAAACAGATTTACACAGTTGTATCTtgctttttctcttttattttgatgaattCTTGATTTTAGTTTGTGTTTGTAATGGAATATGGTTGGGAAAAGGtaatttgaaaaaggaattgttaAACAAGTTCTTGAGTCACATGGATTCTTAAAAACATTCAACTATCATTGTACACTCATTTTGTCACTATAGATGTTATTCATTCTCCTATTTCATGAAGTTCCCATCTTTATGTGGCTCAAACCTCTCTCACTTAGCTCTATTAATGCCGATCGAGCATAGAGTGGTGTGCGGCTGAGCATAAATACTTAATCGAGAGACCGCCTAGCCATCGCCGAGCGCCTCTCGGCCAACCCCAATAGGTTCCCAGCTGACTGCCGAACCGCACGGCGGTGGCTGGCCCGTCTATTGCTATTGCTTCTTCTTCAGTCAGAGTTAGTTAAACCTGTAACCCCTATTTACAGATGCAATCCTCTCACTCGTCAATATATCGAGCTCTGCTGCCCTGATGAATACATCTCAGATGATTTTATGTTGAGTTTGGGATTTGGTGTGAGCGAAATAAGTGGGCAATATAAGGTAATTTGTATCAATGCGGGCGCTGGCTCCGACTCTCATTTTGTATACACCCTCGGAACAGGAACATGGAGGCGCGTTGAAGCCGGTGCTGCTTCTGGCTTCAGATTCTATTTAGATGGACACGTTGTGTGTAACGGCAATCTCCATGATTTGGTTCGACCGTCTTTGCGGATTTGTGGTTTTGATGTTGAAACAGAATGTTTTAGCATCTTCTCTGCTCCTACTATTGGTGACGATGGACCTTTTCTAACTGTGGATGATGTGTGTGATGTGGAGTTGAGTGTTTTGAGGGACTGCCTGTGTTTTTCTTACACGTGGGAAGATGAAATTGTTGTATGGTTGATGAAGGAATATAGAGTCAATGAATCTTGGACCATCGAATACAAGTTGGGTACTTTGGAGGAAAAGGCGGTTTATCCTATCAAACTTTTCAAAGATGGTGACTTTTTGATGTTGTTAAACATGCAACTCATCTACCACTCCAACAAGACAAAATCTACTCAAGAAGTCGGGATATTTAAGGGTCTTGCTTCGACGGATTACTATACCTGTGTCAAGATTTTCACTCCTAGCCTTTTCTCACTCAAGAGTTTTGGAATTGAAAATGTGATCTCGTATTAGTCTACATTTATGTGTTCGTGTGAAGTTTCTTTGTCGTGTAGGGATTAGGTTCTAAGGTTCATTTGCTATGTAGTGTTCGGGTACGGCCTTATCATGTCGACCAGATTTTTGcatacaataatatttaaaaatgaataatatttaaatgtatgcaatattaatttacttaaaaagtaaataaacagATATAAATATGGTTGATAAGAACCCTAATTcttaattcacaaaatatacGCAGCTACTTCTCAATAATGGAGCTTGACTACTTCACAAATCTACCATCAGAAATCCTGACACGCCTCTCTATCCGAAGCCTTCCAATCAGCAAATCCGTTTGCAAATCATGGCGCGATCTGTTCGATTTTgtcaaatccaaaatcaaaaccccACCCGCCCTAGTTCGATTTAATTACTGGGGGAGTAACTCAACTCGTTAACTGATAGAATATGCCTGAAAACTTCAAGGAACTGAGCCCACGGACTATCGTGATGGAAACTGTCGCCAGAAGAGCAATTTTTTCAGTGCTGAGGTCTTTGCCGGGATGCAGAAGAGTGTGAAGACTATCTCCAACCGGTGGGTGTGAACTGGTAAGCAACAAAAATGGGGACGAGTGGAGATGGTGATATCAATCATCATGCATGGAAATGATGGAGATTGGATGTCAAGTGATTGCAAGTCACCATGGTGATTATGTCCAAATTAGGTCtctcacattttcttttaaaaaaatttggtccTATACCTTTTGGATCCAAATATATGTTTTGGTCCATAATTAgcatttttgttaaaaatttattagtcAAACGTGGTATGAcaaaattagatatttaattatgaatctaATTAGgcctaattaatttaagttataaAATCATCACAAATGtaaatgatcaaatttggACTTTAGTCTTGTAGTTATGCACGATCTTTCTttcaactaaattaaattaagattttatgaaatttgaattaattagaaattgatTTAACCATAGTGCAAATTCGGTAGGATTATTACCTTCCACACCCCGACATATTCCATAAGGGAATTTGATGAATGTATCCTAGGAAGTAGATCATAGTTATTGGGCGTTATTCACAAAACATACACACATCCGCTGCTTCCacttgttttttcttcttcagtgTGTTTGAGAAGTGCTTAGTCTAATCCTCTCACTGCTCCCTATCCGTAGCGTTGCCATCAGCAAATGCGTTTGCAAATCATGGCTCAATCTACTCGAGTCCGTTGATTTTGTCAAATCCCATCTT
This window contains:
- the LOC125206695 gene encoding F-box protein CPR1-like translates to MVGKRCNPLTRQYIELCCPDEYISDDFMLSLGFGVSEISGQYKVICINAGAGSDSHFVYTLGTGTWRRVEAGAASGFRFYLDGHVVCNGNLHDLVRPSLRICGFDVETECFSIFSAPTIGDDGPFLTVDDVCDVELSVLRDCLCFSYTWEDEIVVWLMKEYRVNESWTIEYKLGTLEEKAVYPIKLFKDGDFLMLLNMQLIYHSNKTKSTQEVGIFKGLASTDYYTCVKIFTPSLFSLKSFGIENVISY